The genomic interval AATGATTTAGGTGAAATGAACGATCTTCAAAATTCTAATAAAGAAGAGTTTTATCAACTAGATACGGCTTTAAAAAATTGGGAATCTCAAATGATGGAACCACTTTGGGGAGAACCAAGAGATTGGATGGATGTTACGCATCATATTCACCAACGATTAATGGAAAATAAGGAAGTATTGTATTCAGATCCTGCCAAAATGAAAAAAGTATTATCTAAAGAAAATAAACGATAATATGAAGTACTTCGTTGTCGTTCTTTTATGTGGATTGTTGTCTTGCACAACACAAAATTTGGTGAAATCTGAAAGCAAACCAAACATCATTTATATTAATGTGGATGATTTAGGTTGGATGGATACAGAAACTTACGGAAGTACGTTTTACGAAACTCCGAATATTACCAGACTAGCAAAAAGCGGTATGCTATTTACCAATGGGTATGCATCTGCGGCAAATTGTGCACCAAGTAGAGCTTGTTTAATTAGCGGACAAAATACACCAAGACATGGTGTTTTTACGGTTAGTAATTCTGATAGAGGACATGAAAAAACGAGAAAAATAATTCCTACTCCCAATACAGAAGATTTAGCAGACGATAATGTTACCATTGCAGAAATGCTGAAAAAAGCAGGATATACAACAGGTACTTTTGGGAAATGGCATTTGGGAGACGATCCTAAAACACAAGGTTTTGATGTAAATGTTGCAGGAGCAAATAATGGAAACCCGGGAAAGGATGGATTTTTCAGTCCGTATAATGTAAAAAATATTGATGATAATAAGAAAGGTGAAAACCTAACGGACAGATTAACGCAAGAAGCCATTTCATTTATAAAAGAGAATAAAGAAAAGCCATTTTTCCTGTATTTACCCTATTATGCGGTACATACACCTTTATCAACAACAAATGCTTTAGAAGAAAAATACAAAGAAAAAGGAGGGAACTCTTTTCAAAATAAGGCAGTTTATGCAGGTATGATTGAAGCGGTTGATAGAAATATTGGTTTGATTTTAGATGAAATTGAAGCCCTAAATTTAAAAAATACACTTATAGTTTTTACTTCGGATAATGGTGGAATTAGAGATATTTCTCATCAAGATCCGTTACGGGCCGGAAAAGGTTCGTATTACGAGGGCGGTATTAGAGTCCCTTATATTATTTCTTGGGATGGAATTATAAAACCAAACACGGTTTCAAAAACACCGATTACCAATCTCGATTTTTATCCGACTTTTATGGATATTTTAAATGTTGAAATACCTAATAAAATAGTAGACGGAACGTCTATTTTACCTCTTTTAAAAGGAAAAACTATAGAAGAAAGAAGTTTGTTTTTTCATTTCCCTATTTATTTACAAGCGTATAATTTTAAAACAGATGATGGTAGAGATCCATTTTTTAGAACAAGACCAGGTTCTGTAATTATTGATGGTGACTGGAAATTGCATCAGTATTTTGAAGATAATGGACTGGAGTTGTATAACCTAAAAACGGATGTTGGCGAAAGAAATAACCTTGCAGAAGTTCATCCAGAGAAAACAGCAGAATTATTACAAAAATTAAGGAGTTGGAGAACGGAAATTAATGCACCAATTCCTACAGAGTTAAATCCGAAGTATGAGGCTAGTTTTATTCCGAATAAATTTAAATAAAACAGAAAACATGAAAAAGATAACGGTTGTAATATTCTTATTTTTAGGTGGTTTTTTGTTTTCGCAAAGTAAAATTGGACAAATTAATGTAGAACTTCATTCTGATGTAGAATTCCAAACCATACATAATTTTGGAGCATCAGATGCTTGGTCTGCTCAATTTGTTGGGAAATGGCCTTTAGAAAAAAAGGAAGCCATGGCCGATTTATTATTCAGTACTGCAAAAAATGCAGACGGAACTTTTAAAGGAATTGGTCTTACAACTTGGCGATTTAATATTGGTGGAGGAAGCGCCCAACAAGGAGAAGAAAGCAGTATTAAAGACGAATGGAGAAGAGCTGAAGGTTTTTTAAACGATGATGGTTCTTATAATTGGAACCGACAATTGGGGCAACAATGGTTTTTAAAAGCGGCAAAAGCAAGAGGTGTTTCGTCATTTATAGGTTTTGTAAACAGTCCGCCAGTACAATTTACAAAGAATCATAGAGCTTTTTCTGACGATGGATTATCAACCAATTTAAAAAGGAATAACTATGCAAATTATGCGATTTTTCTAAAAGATGTAGTCACACATTTTAAAGATAGTTTAGACCTTCATCTTAATTATATCAGTCCGTTTAATGAACCACAATGGGATTGGAAAAACGGAAAACAAGAAGGTTCTCCTTGGAATAATGATGAATTATCAACAGCTACAAAAATTATAGATTCTGTTTTTGTAAAGCATCATTTAGCTACAAAATTAGAAGTATCAGAAGCAGGACAAATAGACTATTTAACATCCATAAAAAAAGGAAAAGAAAATAGAAGTAATCAAGTTGAGGTCTTTTTTAACCCTTCAAGCGAATTGTATATTGGAGATTTAGAAACTGTTTCGCCAAAATTTGCAGGACATAGTTATTTTACCACTTGGGATATTTCTAAATTAAAAAGAAAAAGAGAAGAAATCAAAGAAAAGTTAATCAAATACCCAAATTTAGAATATTGGATGACAGAATATTGCATTCTAGAAAACAATACAGAAATTAGAGGCAGAGGGAAAGGATTACACATGAAAACGGCTTTGTATGTGGCCAGATTAATTCATGCAGATTTAACCATTGCAAATGCAAGTTCTTGGCAATGGTGGTTGGCAATGACTCCGTATAAATACAAAGACGGACTAATTTATCACGATAAAAATAAGGAAGATGGTACTTTTGAATCCTCAAAATTATTATGGGGATTGGGTAATTATTCTAGATTTATAAGACCAGAAGCAAAACGAATTAAAATAGAGTATAAAGATAAAAATTCTCTTGAAAATTTAGAAAAGGGAGTTTTGGTTTCTGCGTATAAAAACATAGATAACACTATTGTTGTGGTTGTGGTCAATCAAAAAGAAGAAGCTGTTAAATTAAGTTTTAAAAGCATTATAAAACAATTGTATGTTACTGATAAAGATTTTGATTTAAAGTTGATAAAGGGTAATATTGGTGAAAAAGATATTGAAATTTCTGGGAAATCAATTAACACTTTAATTTTATAAAGTTTTCAAAAAGGAAGATTCATTTTGAAACCTTTTTAGAACGATAATTACTCTCACTATTAAATAA from Polaribacter sejongensis carries:
- a CDS encoding sulfatase; this translates as MKYFVVVLLCGLLSCTTQNLVKSESKPNIIYINVDDLGWMDTETYGSTFYETPNITRLAKSGMLFTNGYASAANCAPSRACLISGQNTPRHGVFTVSNSDRGHEKTRKIIPTPNTEDLADDNVTIAEMLKKAGYTTGTFGKWHLGDDPKTQGFDVNVAGANNGNPGKDGFFSPYNVKNIDDNKKGENLTDRLTQEAISFIKENKEKPFFLYLPYYAVHTPLSTTNALEEKYKEKGGNSFQNKAVYAGMIEAVDRNIGLILDEIEALNLKNTLIVFTSDNGGIRDISHQDPLRAGKGSYYEGGIRVPYIISWDGIIKPNTVSKTPITNLDFYPTFMDILNVEIPNKIVDGTSILPLLKGKTIEERSLFFHFPIYLQAYNFKTDDGRDPFFRTRPGSVIIDGDWKLHQYFEDNGLELYNLKTDVGERNNLAEVHPEKTAELLQKLRSWRTEINAPIPTELNPKYEASFIPNKFK
- a CDS encoding glycoside hydrolase: MKKITVVIFLFLGGFLFSQSKIGQINVELHSDVEFQTIHNFGASDAWSAQFVGKWPLEKKEAMADLLFSTAKNADGTFKGIGLTTWRFNIGGGSAQQGEESSIKDEWRRAEGFLNDDGSYNWNRQLGQQWFLKAAKARGVSSFIGFVNSPPVQFTKNHRAFSDDGLSTNLKRNNYANYAIFLKDVVTHFKDSLDLHLNYISPFNEPQWDWKNGKQEGSPWNNDELSTATKIIDSVFVKHHLATKLEVSEAGQIDYLTSIKKGKENRSNQVEVFFNPSSELYIGDLETVSPKFAGHSYFTTWDISKLKRKREEIKEKLIKYPNLEYWMTEYCILENNTEIRGRGKGLHMKTALYVARLIHADLTIANASSWQWWLAMTPYKYKDGLIYHDKNKEDGTFESSKLLWGLGNYSRFIRPEAKRIKIEYKDKNSLENLEKGVLVSAYKNIDNTIVVVVVNQKEEAVKLSFKSIIKQLYVTDKDFDLKLIKGNIGEKDIEISGKSINTLIL